A genomic segment from Ptychodera flava strain L36383 chromosome 8, AS_Pfla_20210202, whole genome shotgun sequence encodes:
- the LOC139138368 gene encoding uncharacterized protein: MASHFQRWLSGFSTYRSYNLGVLCDDEEIKQTYIETGRRGKFPFNRSKVMFLGDARVGKTSLRRALTGERFQKNEASTEGVETRMYEAVEVDKTWRTCKDNSHTDFEFVSAWFAALISTSSNRQRGESTVGNEYCRDVMYVIRFLLQVQLLCIVPLCYIFSYGFAPFEWFVFLGMYIAGLDFVTEAYRFGSDVAVLFLIENYIRCYFTVDAVFLFFKTLASNNTVLNYFTYFMFFLSIGYVLGVLCGCGLRSGLAFGICLLHPPMWCSSQDQTFELDFTKVVSSYTGTVEIFLSYVIGLILVRSWTLLLGRLPLKPKTDLTFLTLSVLTMSAVLSITISEPNVPISLLASIVLVFGKSTGTFIGREIDAKLNMGYFTYKCTGTLIGLLMGYFMGWTFLLPSNFSPAFLVFLMSILTHPLVEMYGFWKVNSQSLPIKKIRDAFKALRGGSQNLPTRLSLWDFAGDKLYHCTHHVFLASHAIYLLVFNLEEAVHNKTRQLNRILFWLHSISSHAKDRDSVIFLVGTHRDSVGLSDQEDIDTYLRENLYDNFCRCLVVNSDTRLVFMVENSAQKDTEIPKIKKRISSKILEADYMTREFPIKYLNFYKQILSKRKESTISSYNDVGKVVSRECGIMNDDDFRELLSFFHCAGEIIYQPDDPVLEQYVVFDPQLLVDIMKVLVNIPARDKRSQDVAEYWLKLEQEGILHSSLIDHIVNHFSVPKDAIIRLLTAYDLICPIDQQPTGTTDELFSVPYLMPRYSRMIKEASGTAMEDWWISSEDEETYYFDFGYLRPDAVFTRLLARCLGDRLDDQSSTRQVFYDVGQFAFDLDIHVKLELLNHLPEQNLIKVTVQRSSDTDSKLLITRLIEHVQAIKRRDFKHLKYTFGVLCPARYHRNHRLQGKFHIVKLASQLDCRLRKTEPFNFLCEGQCHVVEVFKSSNTTTSRTHHTATKMMQLDGRVADMPPTLHRKICDKLNVQGVLGRDWRDIASEIGCSIEDVQLFSNSENPCGEVLYYWSTLYPVTIREFVEVLQRLPRADIVSLIEDHIVSS, translated from the exons ATGGCAAGTCACTTTCAGAGATGGTTGTCGGGATTTTCGACGTATCGCAGCTACAATCTTGGGGTTCTCTGTGACGATGAAGAGATCAAGCAAACGTATATAGAAACTGGAAGACGAGGCAAGTTTCCATTCAACAGAAGCAAAGTCATGTTTTTAGGTGACGCTCGTGTCGGAAAGACAAGCCTCCGACGTGCGTTGACGGGAGAGAGGTTTCAGAAAAACGAAGCAAGCACTGAAGGAGTTGAAACGAGAATGTACGAAGCAGTGGAAGTAGATAAAACATGGCGTACGTGTAAAGATAACAGCCATACTGATTTTGAATTTGTGTCTGCGTGGTTTGCCGCCCTAATAAGTACTAGTAGCAATAGGCAAAGAGGGGAAAGCACAGTTGGTAACGAATACTGTAGAGATGTCATGTACGTAATCAGGTTTCTCCTCCAAGTTCAGCTATTGTGCATCGTACCGCTTTGTTATATCTTTAGCTATGGGTTTGCTCCATTTGAGTGGTTTGTATTTCTAGGAATGTACATCGCTGGGCTTGATTTTGTTACCGAGGCCTATCGCTTTGGCTCGGATGTTGCTGTCTTGTTTCTTATAGAAAATTACATCCGCTGTTACTTTACTGTTGACGcagtttttctatttttcaagaCGCTTGCTTCAAATAACACTGTTCTAAATTATTTCACCTATTTCATGTTCTTTCTCAGTATCGGGTATGTATTGGGAGTCCTTTGTGGTTGCGGCTTACGAAGTGGACTGGCATTTGGCATATGCTTGCTCCATCCACCCATGTGGTGTTCATCTCAAGACCAGACGTTCGAATTAGATTTTACAAAAGTCGTATCATCGTATACCGGAACAGTAGAAATTTTCCTTAGCTATGTAATAGGACTGATTCTTGTACGCTCCTGGACGCTCTTACTTGGACGATTACCATTAAAACCTAAAACTGATTTAACGTTTTTGACGTTAAGTGTACTTACAATGAGTGCCGTGCTGTCAATAACAATCTCTGAACCAAACGTTCCCATCTCTTTACTGGCTAGTATCGTGTTAGTTTTCGGAAAAAGTACAGGCACATTCATTGGAAGAGAAATCGATGCAAAGTTGAATATGGGGTATTTTACTTATAAATGTACTGGAACATTAATAGGTTTACTCATGGGTTATTTCATGGGCTGGACATTTCTACTTCCAAGCAACTTCTCACCTGCTTTTCTGGTTTTCCTCATGTCAATTTTAACTCATCCCTTGGTTGAAATGTATGGGTTTTGGAAAGTAAATTCTCAATCATTACCAATTAAGAAAATCAGGGATGCTTTCAAGGCCTTGAGAGGAGGCTCACAGAATCTCCCGACGAGGTTAAGCCTTTGGGATTTCGCAGGTGATAAACTGTATCACTGTACTCACCATGTATTTCTCGCCAGCCATGCTATCTATCTTCTAGTGTTTAATCTCGAAGAGGCGGTGCACAATAAAACTAGACAACTTAACCGGATTCTTTTTTGGTTACACTCGATTTCAAGCCATGCAAAAGATAGAGATTCTGTCATCTTCCTTGTTGGAACGCACAGAGACAGCGTTGGACTGTCAGATCAAGAAGACATTGATACGTACCTACGTGAAAACCTCTACGACAACTTTTGTCGCTGTTTGGTAGTGAACTCTGACACACGTCTGGTGTTCATGGTGGAAAATTCAGCACAAAAGGATACTGAAataccaaaaattaaaaaacgaATCAGTTCAAAAATTCTGGAAGCTGACTATATGACGAGGGAGTTTCCTATTAAATACTTAAACTTCTACAAACAGATACTTAGTAAGAGGAAAGAAAGCACCATCTCATCCTATAATGATGTGGGAAAGGTTGTGTCAAGAGAATGCGGAATTatgaatgatgatgattttcGAGAGCTTCTCAGTTTCTTCCACTGCGCTGGGGAGATAATATACCAACCTGATGACCCAGTGCTCGAACAATACGTTGTGTTTGACCCGCAGCTCCTCGTTGACATTATGAAAGTACTGGTGAATATTCCAGCCCGTGATAAAAGATCGCAAGATGTTGCAGAATACTGGCTGAAGTTGGAACAAGAAGGAATTCTCCACAGTTCTCTTATCGATCACATAGTGAATCATTTCAGTGTGCCAAAGGACGCCATCATTCGATTGCTAACTGCCTATGACCTAATATGCCCCATAGATCAGCAGCCAACAGGAACCACGGATGAACTGTTCAGCGTACCTTATCTAATGCCACGTTATTCAAGAATGATAAAGGAAGCTTCAGGTACTGCGATGGAAGATTGGTGGATATCTAGTGAAGATGAAGAGACGTATTACTTTGACTTCGGCTATTTGCGACCCGACGCTGTTTTTACTCGACTTTTGGCACGGTGTTTAGGGGATCGACTGGACGATCAGTCAAGCACGCGACAGGTATTCTATGACGTTGGCCAGTTTGCTTTCGACTTAGACATACATGTCAAACTCGAACTTCTGAATCACTTACCTGAGCAGAATCTGATAAAGGTAACAGTGCAGAGATCAAGCGATACAGACTCAAAATTGCTCATAACAAGGCTGATAGAGCACGTACAAGCCATCAAACGGCGAGACTTTAAACATCTGAAGTACACATTTGGTGTGTTGTGTCCTGCTAGGTATCACAGAAATCACAGACTCCAGGGAAAATTCCATATTGTGAAATTGGCAAGTCAACTAGATTGTCGTTTGCGTAAAACTGAACCCTTTAACTTTCTCTGTGAAGGACAATGTCACGTGGTGGAGGTTTTCAAGAGCAGTAATACC ACTACGAGCAGGACACATCACACGGCTACCAAAATGATGCAACTGGACGGACGGGTCGCTGACATGCCACCAACGCTTCATAGGAAAATTTGTGATAAATTGAATGTGCAAGGTGTGCTTGGTCGTGACTGGAGAGATATAGCTT CTGAAATAGGCTGTTCGATTGAAGATGTTCAACTGTTCTCCAATAGCGAAAATCCTTGTGGTGAAGTGTTGTACTACTGGTCGACATTGTACCCCGTAACCATCAGAGAGTTTGTGGAAGTTCTTCAACGCCTGCCCAGAGCAGACATCGTTTCACTCATAGAGGACCATATCGTTTCATCGTAG